GCTTAGATTGATATCATGTGGTTTTCCCCCTTGGAAGTACCCGTTTATAGCAAATTCTGTGGTATCTCTCTAGCTTTATTCTCATTAGGGGGTGAAAATTGTCGAGAGCGCGCGAGTTGGGAAGGGAATCTATGAACTACTGGTTGATGAAGTCGGAGCCCGAGGCGTTCAGTATTGATGATCTGGCGCAGCGCCCTGAGCAGACCGAGCACTGGGACGGGGTGCGTAACTATCAGGCGCGCAACATGATGCGCGATGAGATGAGGCTGGGGGATCAGGTCTTGTTTTATCATTCCAACTGCAAGCCGCCGGGGATCGTCGGCATCGCGCAGGTGCTGCGTGAGGGCTATCCCGATTTCACGGCGTTTGATCCGCGCGACAAGCATTTCGATGAAAAGAGCGATCCGCAACAGCCGCGCTGGTTCATGGTCGATGTGCAGCTGGTGCGCAAGC
Above is a genomic segment from Geopsychrobacter electrodiphilus DSM 16401 containing:
- a CDS encoding EVE domain-containing protein, which encodes MNYWLMKSEPEAFSIDDLAQRPEQTEHWDGVRNYQARNMMRDEMRLGDQVLFYHSNCKPPGIVGIAQVLREGYPDFTAFDPRDKHFDEKSDPQQPRWFMVDVQLVRKLKRLISLEELRLHEQLEGMKILQRGNRLSITPVSRAHWEFILGLEGENSV